A stretch of Henckelia pumila isolate YLH828 chromosome 4, ASM3356847v2, whole genome shotgun sequence DNA encodes these proteins:
- the LOC140859978 gene encoding protein REVERSION-TO-ETHYLENE SENSITIVITY1 isoform X2, whose protein sequence is MFEEVPASFYSKSVDGSIQHEFWPLDEIDPKKAKFPCCVVWTPLPVVSWLAPFIGHIGICVEDGTIFDFSGSNLVNLDNFSFGSAARYLQLDRKQCCFPLNFVEHTCKHRHQHSEYGTAITWDDAIQSCTRHFEHKSYNLFTCNCHTFVANCLNRVCYGGSMNWNMINVAALILLKGKWVDGLSVLRSFFPFVAVLCFGVYMVGWPFLVGLLSFSFLLVAWFLLGTYVFKSLLHC, encoded by the exons TAAAAGTGTTGATGGAAGTATACAGCATGAATTTTGGCCGCTTGATGAAATAGACCCAAAAAAAGCCAAATTCCCATGTTGTGTTGTTTGGACTCCTCTGCCTGTAGTCTCATGGTTGGCACCTTTCATTGGACATATCGGCATTTGTGTAGAGGATGGTACCATCTTTGATTTTTCTGGTTCTAATCTCGTGAATCTCGataatttttcttttggatCTGCTGCCAGATACCTTCAGTTGGATAGAAAGCAG TGCTGCTTTCCTCTGAACTTCGTTGAGCATACATGCAAGCATAGGCATCAGCATTCCGAGTATGGAACCGCAATCACCTGGGATGATGCCATCCAGTCTTGTACACGTCACTTTGAGCACAAATCATACAATCTCTTCACATGCAATTGCCACACATTTGTCGCGAATTGCCTGAACCGTGTCTGCTATGGTGGATCGATGAATTGGAACATGATAAATGTTGCAGCTCTGATACTGTTGAAGGGTAAATGGGTTGATGGGTTATCTGTCTTGAGGTCATTTTTCCCTTTCGTCGCAGTGCTCTGCTTTGGTGTTTATATGGttggatggccatttttggtaGGATTATTATCTTTTTCATTCCTTCTTGTGGCATGGTTTTTATTGGGAACATACGTTTTTAAAAGCCTACTGCATTGTTAA
- the LOC140859977 gene encoding pentatricopeptide repeat-containing protein At3g57430, chloroplastic, protein MALLLSSSLPVSNSLQTESPTQPIHNPSKHSWIQYLRFQSRSNSFQEAVSTFIYMQELGIQPDNFAFPAVLKAVSGLQDLNLGKQIHGSAIKLGYHSQSVTVSNTLLHMYAQCGASLDQVLKVFDRIPQRDQVSWNSMINAVCKYEEWKLALEAFRLMGLEGIEPSSFTLVSIALACSNLNRRDGLRLGKQVHGYTLRADDRTTFTYSALMAMYAKIGRINDTRNVFEWFTNRNMVSWNTVISAFSQNDMFVEALEYFKLMKVQGFQPDGVTISSVLPACSHLELLGTGKEIHAYVLRNGDFLGNSFIASALVDMYCNCKEVASARSVFEGAVDKKLALWNAMLAGYTRNGFYDEALLLFSKLTVISGYLPDATTMASVLPACVHCEAFADKEGIHGYVLKLGLGNNLYVQNALVDLYGRIGKIDNSIYIFHNMESKDTVSWNTMITGYVVRGYHEEALASLSHMQIEGIKAEKGNVNDNIKVSVKPNSITLMTVLPGCASLAALKKGKEIHAYAIRNALATDVAVGSALVDMYGKCGCLKEARRIFDSMPTKNVITWNVMIMAYGMHGEGRGAMELFNILVAGARGGEVKPNEVTFIAVFAACSHSGMVDEAQQLFHRMKEEYGLEPNADHYACAVDLLGRAGRLDEAYQIINSMPTELDKIGAWSSLLGACRVHQNIQLGEIAALNLLQLEPKVDSHYVLISNIYSHAGLWDKATDVRKKMKVMGVRKEPGCSWIEFDNKVHKFLAGDETHSQSEELYRFLNQLFERMKKDGYVPDTSCVLHNIDEQKKEILLCGHSERLAIAFGLLNTPPGTTIRVAKNLRVCNDCHVATKFMSKIVGREIVVRDMRRFHHFKDGACSCGDYW, encoded by the coding sequence ATGGCACTACTCCTATCCTCTAGTCTTCCGGTATCCAATTCCCTCCAAACAGAGTCACCAACTCAACCGATCCACAATCCCTCAAAACACTCATGGATCCAATATCTTCGCTTCCAATCCCGCTCGAATTCCTTCCAGGAAGCCGTTTCTACTTTCATATATATGCAAGAATTGGGTATTCAACCGGATAATTTTGCCTTTCCAGCAGTCTTGAAAGCCGTCTCAGGTCTTCAAGACCTGAATTTAGGAAAACAGATTCATGGGTCTGCTATCAAACTCGGCTATCATTCCCAGTCGGTCACCGTTTCCAACACACTTTTGCATATGTATGCTCAATGTGGTGCTTCCTTGGACCAGGTTCTCAAGGTTTTTGATAGAATTCCTCAGAGGGACCAAGTTTCTTGGAATTCGATGATTAATGCTGTGTGTAAATATGAGGAATGGAAGTTAGCTTTGGAGGCATTTCGTCTTATGGGATTGGAGGGAATTGAACCCAGTTCCTTTACTTTGGTTAGCATAGCGCTTGCTTGTAGCAACCTGAATAGGCGTGACGGGTTAAGGCTTGGAAAGCAAGTTCATGGATATACCCTCCGAGCAGATGACAGAACTACCTTTACATATAGCGCTTTGATGGCCATGTACGCAAAAATAGGACGAATCAATGATACTAGGAATGTTTTTGAGTGGTTTACTAACCGCAACATGGTTTCTTGGAACACGGTTATTAGTGCTTTTTCCCAAAATGATATGTTCGTTGAGGCCTTGGAATATTTCAAATTAATGAAAGTTCAAGGATTTCAGCCTGATGGAGTCACAATCTCAAGCGTGCTTCCAGCATGCTCTCATTTGGAGTTACTGGGTACTGGAAAAGAAATTCATGCTTATGTTTTGAGGAATGGTGATTTTCTGGGAAATTCCTTCATTGCTAGCGCTTTGGTAGACATGTACTGCAACTGTAAAGAAGTTGCAAGCGCTCGAAGTGTTTTTGAAGGTGCAGTAGATAAAAAACTAGCTCTCTGGAATGCTATGCTTGCTGGTTATACACGAAATGGGTTTTATGACGAAGCCTTGTTGTTATTCTCTAAGTTAACGGTTATCTCGGGTTATCTTCCGGATGCAACCACCATGGCCAGTGTGTTGCCAGCCTGTGTGCATTGTGAAGCTTTTGCAGATAAAGAAGGTATACATGGGTACGTTTTGAAGTTGGGTCTTGGAAACAATTTATATGTGCAAAATGCACTGGTGGACTTGTATGGTAGGATAGGAAAGATAGATAACTCCATCTATATTTTTCACAACATGGAGAGTAAAGACACCGTGTCTTGGAATACTATGATTACTGGATACGTGGTTCGTGGATACCACGAAGAAGCTCTTGCTTCACTATCTCATATGCAAATAGAAGGAATAAAAGCTGAGAAGGGTAATGTTAACGATAACATCAAGGTCTCGGTTAAACCAAATTCAATAACACTTATGACCGTTCTTCCTGGTTGTGCATCTCTGGCTGCGTTgaagaaaggaaaagagatCCATGCTTATGCCATTAGAAATGCGCTGGCAACAGATGTTGCTGTTGGAAGTGCCCTGGTTGATATGTATGGCAAGTGTGGTTGCTTAAAAGAAGCTCGAAGAATTTTTGATAGTATGCCCACCAAAAATGTGATAACATGGAATGTCATGATCATGGCTTACGGAATGCATGGGGAAGGACGGGGAGCCATGGAACTTTTTAACATTCTAGTGGCAGGAGCCAGAGGTGGAGAAGTGAAACCAAATGAAGTGACATTCATCGCTGTTTTTGCAGCATGCAGTCATTCAGGTATGGTAGATGAAGCTCAACAATTGTTCCACAGAATGAAAGAAGAGTATGGCCTTGAACCTAACGCCGATCATTATGCTTGTGCCGTTGACCTTCTTGGTCGAGCAGGTCGTTTGGATGAAGCTTATCAAATCATTAATTCTATGCCTACTGAACTCGACAAGATAGGAGCATGGAGTAGTTTGCTTGGTGCTTGCAGGGTACACCAAAATATTCAGCTAGGTGAAATTGCAGCCCTAAATCTGCTTCAGTTGGAGCCAAAAGTTGATAGCCATTATGTTTTAATTTCCAATATATATTCCCATGCTGGGCTCTGGGATAAAGCTACAGATGTTAGGAAAAAAATGAAGGTTATGGGGGTAAGAAAAGAACCTGGTTGCAGTTGGATTGAGTTTGATAACAAGGTTCATAAGTTTTTGGCCGGAGATGAGACACACTCACAAAGTGAAGAGCTATACAGGTTTCTAAACCAATTATTCGAAAGAATGAAAAAGGATGGTTATGTACCAGATACATCTTGTGTTCTCCACAACATTGACGAACAAAAAAAGGAGATCCTCTTGTGCGGACATAGCGAGAGATTGGCAATAGCATTTGGTCTTCTAAATACCCCACCTGGAACAACCATTCGAGTGGCCAAGAATCTTAGAGTCTGCAACGACTGCCATGTTGCTACTAAATTTATGTCCAAGATAGTAGGCCGAGAGATTGTTGTGAGGGACATGAGGAGATTCCACCATTTCAAGGATGGAGCTTGCTCGTGTGGGGATTATTGGTGA
- the LOC140859978 gene encoding protein REVERSION-TO-ETHYLENE SENSITIVITY1 isoform X1, with product MDFNIANMVNSKSVDGSIQHEFWPLDEIDPKKAKFPCCVVWTPLPVVSWLAPFIGHIGICVEDGTIFDFSGSNLVNLDNFSFGSAARYLQLDRKQCCFPLNFVEHTCKHRHQHSEYGTAITWDDAIQSCTRHFEHKSYNLFTCNCHTFVANCLNRVCYGGSMNWNMINVAALILLKGKWVDGLSVLRSFFPFVAVLCFGVYMVGWPFLVGLLSFSFLLVAWFLLGTYVFKSLLHC from the exons ATGGATTTTAATATTGCCAACATGGTTAACAGTAAAAGTGTTGATGGAAGTATACAGCATGAATTTTGGCCGCTTGATGAAATAGACCCAAAAAAAGCCAAATTCCCATGTTGTGTTGTTTGGACTCCTCTGCCTGTAGTCTCATGGTTGGCACCTTTCATTGGACATATCGGCATTTGTGTAGAGGATGGTACCATCTTTGATTTTTCTGGTTCTAATCTCGTGAATCTCGataatttttcttttggatCTGCTGCCAGATACCTTCAGTTGGATAGAAAGCAG TGCTGCTTTCCTCTGAACTTCGTTGAGCATACATGCAAGCATAGGCATCAGCATTCCGAGTATGGAACCGCAATCACCTGGGATGATGCCATCCAGTCTTGTACACGTCACTTTGAGCACAAATCATACAATCTCTTCACATGCAATTGCCACACATTTGTCGCGAATTGCCTGAACCGTGTCTGCTATGGTGGATCGATGAATTGGAACATGATAAATGTTGCAGCTCTGATACTGTTGAAGGGTAAATGGGTTGATGGGTTATCTGTCTTGAGGTCATTTTTCCCTTTCGTCGCAGTGCTCTGCTTTGGTGTTTATATGGttggatggccatttttggtaGGATTATTATCTTTTTCATTCCTTCTTGTGGCATGGTTTTTATTGGGAACATACGTTTTTAAAAGCCTACTGCATTGTTAA